From one Bordetella genomosp. 9 genomic stretch:
- a CDS encoding DNA internalization-related competence protein ComEC/Rec2, whose translation MEGRLAMLAFIASIAGVQTLAALPSTAMRWELGCLSVLTLVLRWRVRAAPSGRPTGRPTCAPWLRAVLLCACAGGAGALYAIERAQWRLEDALPADQENQVMRATVRVVSLVESSPDALRFDAEVLASTPVVTPHRLRVSWPLPIHGDAGVPRPVIPGQHWKMALVLKRPHAVQNPHGPDGEARMFHRDMRATATVRGKPQHVLDEGYRLGMVGIHRARHVLRERMRSLLGDTRHGAVVIALALGDQAGVARDDWRVFNATGITHLVSISGLHVTLVAGLAGSAVAWSWRRVRWRGVYLAERTPAALAGIAAALFVAWLYCLLAGWGIPARRTFFMLAVAGGSALLRLPLSRDAVLLFAACVVVAFDPWAPIAPGFWLSFGAVAAVLAWGQAGREGREGHGADLVGPGNPARGAGGRRWHRWLRHCMQAGRLQCVVTLSLMPALAFLTQQVSVASPLANAIAIPAVSLVVTPLALLCAALCALAGVVPGAAGLAAWPGWTAQAMFGLVMRWIDSLAAQGWSVWDVAAPPLILLALAATGIAWALLPPAMASRRWAWLLIVPALCWRPARPAEGEWRLTALDVGQGGAVVVETATHALVFDSGPLHRNGTDGAQRVLWPYLRARGVRRIDTLVISHADDDHAGGLDSLLRAVPVDRVHASFDVARRLRRDARKRGWADEAPLPAISGPCEAGQAWEVDGVRFAFLHPRAPTAARETARPRKARRGRAAGSNADGCVLLVEGRHHRALLPGDVGVAQENGFAPALPPIDVVVAPHHGSKTSSGAALVDAARARHVIAQVGYLNRFQHPAPAVARRWRRAGASFWRTDHHGAVIATSRADALVVRCQRALARRYWHTAMAPDGARRPCDNMVCPAVDPEPPCRPPA comes from the coding sequence ATGGAAGGGCGTCTGGCCATGCTGGCATTCATCGCGTCGATCGCCGGCGTGCAGACACTGGCGGCCCTGCCTTCCACTGCCATGCGGTGGGAGTTGGGCTGTCTCAGCGTCTTGACCTTGGTGCTGCGCTGGCGTGTACGCGCGGCGCCATCCGGCCGACCGACCGGCCGCCCGACTTGTGCGCCGTGGTTGCGCGCTGTCTTGCTGTGCGCCTGCGCCGGCGGCGCGGGTGCGCTGTATGCCATCGAGCGGGCGCAATGGCGCCTGGAAGACGCCTTGCCGGCCGATCAGGAAAACCAGGTGATGCGCGCGACCGTGCGTGTCGTTTCGCTGGTGGAGTCGTCACCCGATGCGCTGCGTTTCGATGCGGAAGTCCTGGCTTCGACGCCGGTGGTGACGCCACACAGGCTGCGGGTGTCGTGGCCCTTGCCGATCCATGGCGATGCCGGGGTGCCGCGCCCGGTGATTCCCGGGCAGCACTGGAAGATGGCGCTGGTGCTCAAGCGTCCGCATGCAGTGCAAAATCCGCATGGGCCCGACGGTGAGGCGCGCATGTTCCACCGCGATATGCGCGCCACCGCCACCGTGCGTGGCAAGCCGCAACACGTGCTGGACGAAGGCTATCGCCTCGGGATGGTTGGCATCCATCGTGCTCGGCATGTGTTGCGGGAACGCATGCGGTCCCTGCTTGGAGACACGCGTCATGGCGCCGTGGTCATCGCCTTGGCCCTGGGTGACCAGGCCGGCGTGGCGCGCGACGATTGGCGGGTTTTCAACGCGACGGGTATCACGCACCTGGTCTCCATCAGCGGCCTGCACGTGACGCTGGTCGCGGGCCTGGCGGGCAGCGCGGTCGCGTGGAGTTGGCGGCGTGTCCGCTGGCGCGGCGTGTACCTGGCGGAGCGCACGCCCGCCGCGCTGGCCGGCATTGCCGCGGCCTTGTTCGTCGCGTGGCTGTATTGCCTGTTGGCAGGGTGGGGTATTCCCGCGCGGCGCACCTTCTTCATGTTGGCGGTGGCCGGCGGATCGGCCTTGCTGCGCCTGCCCCTGTCGCGCGACGCCGTGTTGTTGTTCGCGGCCTGCGTGGTGGTCGCCTTCGATCCCTGGGCGCCCATCGCGCCGGGGTTCTGGTTGTCCTTCGGCGCTGTCGCCGCTGTGCTGGCGTGGGGGCAGGCGGGGCGTGAGGGGCGTGAGGGGCATGGGGCTGACCTCGTCGGCCCCGGCAATCCCGCGCGCGGCGCGGGCGGAAGGCGTTGGCACCGGTGGCTGCGCCATTGCATGCAGGCCGGCCGGCTGCAATGCGTGGTCACGTTGAGCCTCATGCCGGCACTCGCATTCCTGACGCAGCAAGTGTCGGTGGCTTCGCCGCTGGCCAATGCGATCGCCATTCCCGCGGTCAGCCTGGTCGTGACGCCGCTCGCCTTGCTCTGCGCGGCGCTTTGCGCGTTGGCGGGCGTGGTGCCCGGGGCGGCCGGCCTGGCGGCATGGCCGGGGTGGACGGCGCAAGCGATGTTCGGCCTGGTCATGCGCTGGATCGACAGCCTGGCGGCACAGGGGTGGTCCGTATGGGACGTGGCCGCGCCGCCGCTGATCCTGCTCGCCCTGGCCGCGACCGGCATCGCCTGGGCCTTGCTGCCGCCGGCCATGGCGTCGCGCCGATGGGCCTGGCTGCTGATCGTGCCTGCGTTGTGCTGGCGGCCGGCCCGTCCCGCGGAAGGCGAATGGCGGTTGACCGCGCTGGACGTGGGGCAGGGCGGCGCGGTGGTGGTGGAGACCGCCACGCATGCCCTGGTCTTCGATAGCGGCCCCCTGCATCGCAACGGTACGGACGGGGCGCAGCGGGTTCTGTGGCCTTATCTGCGGGCGCGCGGCGTCCGGCGCATCGACACACTGGTCATCTCCCATGCCGACGACGATCACGCCGGCGGCCTGGACAGCCTGCTGCGCGCGGTGCCGGTGGACCGGGTCCATGCGTCGTTCGACGTGGCGCGGCGCCTGCGGCGGGACGCCCGTAAGCGCGGATGGGCGGACGAGGCGCCGCTGCCTGCCATCTCGGGCCCTTGCGAGGCGGGCCAGGCATGGGAGGTGGACGGCGTACGTTTTGCCTTTCTGCATCCGCGGGCGCCGACGGCGGCCCGCGAGACGGCGCGTCCGCGCAAGGCGCGGCGGGGGCGCGCCGCCGGTTCGAACGCGGATGGTTGCGTGCTGCTGGTGGAAGGGCGCCATCACCGGGCGCTGTTGCCCGGGGACGTGGGGGTGGCGCAGGAGAACGGCTTCGCTCCGGCGCTGCCGCCCATCGACGTGGTGGTGGCGCCGCATCATGGTTCGAAGACTTCGTCCGGCGCCGCGCTGGTGGACGCCGCGCGGGCACGGCATGTCATCGCGCAGGTCGGCTATTTGAACCGCTTCCAGCATCCGGCCCCGGCGGTGGCGCGGCGCTGGCGGCGCGCGGGGGCGTCGTTCTGGCGCACCGACCATCATGGCGCGGTGATCGCGACGTCGCGCGCGGATGCGCTGGTGGTCCGGTGCCAGCGCGCGCTGGCGCGGCGTTACTGGCACACGGCCATGGCGCCCGACGGCGCGCGGCGGCCTTGCGATAACATGGTTTGTCCTGCCGTCGATCCGGAGCCTCCATGCAGACCCCCCGCCTAG
- a CDS encoding DUF4148 domain-containing protein: MKIKTIATAVILSFAAIGAAQARTPRGDTDNQPFQGTYGQDQASASRAQVLAELEQARSAGLTGNNGDIDNAPFVAQQDSGVTRAQVAAAAVDHAGSSTDIAFGDIDNQPFQGA; the protein is encoded by the coding sequence ATGAAGATCAAAACCATCGCCACCGCCGTCATTCTGTCGTTTGCCGCGATCGGCGCCGCCCAGGCCCGCACCCCGCGCGGCGATACGGACAACCAGCCTTTCCAAGGCACCTATGGCCAGGACCAGGCCAGCGCCAGCCGCGCCCAGGTGCTGGCTGAACTGGAGCAAGCCCGCAGCGCCGGCCTGACCGGCAACAATGGCGATATCGACAACGCGCCTTTCGTTGCCCAACAGGACAGCGGCGTGACGCGTGCGCAGGTCGCCGCCGCCGCGGTCGACCATGCCGGCAGCAGCACCGACATCGCCTTCGGCGACATCGATAACCAGCCGTTCCAAGGCGCTTGA
- a CDS encoding TatD family hydrolase: MLIDTHCHLDAQEFDPDRTQVVARAVEAGVRAVVIPAVGRGNFQAVRDLAHAMPGGAYALGIHPLFVSAAWDDDLTALRGAVEAAMSDPRFVAIGEIGLDFFVKEIASGEARDKQERYYAAQLDLAAEFGLPVLLHVRRSQDIVLKHLRRQPGVRSGIAHAFNGSEQQARGFVDLGFALGIGGAMTFPRSLQIRRHAQQLGLEHLVLETDSPDIPPAWLHEPDRRNTPAQVAGVAQALAELRGIDAAAVAAGTAATALRVLPRLVPVVA, encoded by the coding sequence ATGCTGATCGACACGCACTGCCATCTCGACGCCCAGGAATTCGACCCGGACCGCACGCAGGTCGTCGCCCGCGCCGTCGAAGCCGGCGTACGGGCGGTCGTGATCCCGGCCGTGGGCCGCGGGAATTTCCAGGCGGTGCGCGACTTGGCGCATGCCATGCCCGGCGGCGCCTATGCCTTGGGCATCCATCCTTTGTTCGTGAGCGCGGCCTGGGACGACGATCTCACGGCGCTGCGCGGCGCGGTGGAAGCGGCCATGAGTGATCCACGCTTCGTCGCCATCGGCGAGATCGGCCTCGATTTCTTCGTCAAGGAAATCGCCAGCGGCGAAGCCCGCGACAAACAGGAACGCTATTACGCCGCGCAACTCGACCTGGCGGCCGAATTCGGCCTGCCCGTGCTGTTGCACGTCCGTCGATCGCAGGACATCGTGCTCAAGCACCTGCGCCGGCAGCCGGGCGTGCGGAGCGGTATCGCGCATGCCTTCAATGGCAGCGAACAGCAGGCGCGCGGTTTCGTCGACCTGGGCTTCGCGCTCGGGATAGGCGGGGCGATGACCTTCCCGCGGTCGCTGCAGATACGGCGGCATGCGCAGCAATTGGGTTTGGAACATCTGGTCCTGGAAACGGACTCTCCGGATATTCCCCCGGCATGGCTGCATGAACCCGATCGCCGTAATACACCCGCGCAGGTGGCCGGCGTGGCGCAGGCGCTGGCGGAGCTGCGCGGCATCGATGCGGCGGCCGTGGCGGCCGGAACCGCGGCCACCGCCCTGCGGGTATTGCCCCGCCTGGTCCCCGTCGTCGCCTGA
- a CDS encoding ABC transporter ATP-binding protein, with translation MTDNALHAENLTKVYDEGPARIEVLRDVSVSIQRGEMLAIVGASGSGKSTLLHILGLLDVPTHGSVMVDGVNAAGLAEGAKSALRNRALGFVYQFHHLLAEFSALDNVAMPLIVRRMDRDGARKQAQAVLEQVGLAARALHFPGQLSGGERQRVALARALVTRPVCVLADEPTGNLDRNTAQSMFELLVRVNKESGTAFAIVTHDRELASRADRQLAMEQGRLV, from the coding sequence ATGACTGATAACGCGCTGCATGCCGAAAACCTGACCAAGGTATACGACGAAGGTCCCGCGCGGATCGAAGTCCTGCGCGATGTCAGCGTGTCGATCCAGCGGGGTGAAATGCTGGCCATCGTCGGCGCTTCGGGCTCGGGCAAGAGCACGCTGCTGCACATACTCGGGCTGCTGGACGTGCCGACCCACGGCAGCGTGATGGTCGACGGCGTCAACGCCGCCGGGCTGGCGGAGGGCGCCAAGAGCGCGTTGCGCAACCGCGCGCTGGGCTTCGTCTATCAATTCCATCATCTGCTGGCGGAGTTCTCCGCGCTCGACAACGTGGCGATGCCCTTGATCGTGCGGCGCATGGACCGCGACGGCGCGCGCAAGCAGGCGCAGGCGGTGCTCGAACAGGTCGGCCTCGCCGCGCGCGCGCTGCATTTCCCGGGGCAGTTGTCCGGCGGCGAACGCCAGCGCGTGGCGCTGGCCCGTGCGCTGGTCACACGGCCGGTCTGCGTGCTGGCGGATGAACCCACCGGCAACCTGGACCGGAATACGGCGCAAAGCATGTTCGAATTGCTGGTCCGCGTGAACAAGGAATCGGGTACGGCCTTTGCTATCGTCACGCACGACCGCGAACTGGCCAGCCGCGCCGATCGGCAACTCGCCATGGAGCAGGGCCGCCTGGTGTAA
- a CDS encoding lipoprotein-releasing ABC transporter permease subunit → MARIRQRRGRRDRFISFIAASSMAGIALGVAALIIVLSVMNGFQKDVRDRMLSVLPHIELYVPGGNPENILNQWQALAKAAEANKEVRAAAPFVAAQGMLVRGQALRGVQVRGIDPQTEGHVSDIPRQMVAGKLDDLKPGSFGVVLGRDLASDLGLQVGDTVLLLAPQASISPAGFAPRMRQFTVVGVFSSGHYEYDSSLAFVDDEDAAKVFRDSGTAGVRLRIADMQRAPQVAAELARQLPPYITASDWTRNNRTWFAAVQTEKRMMFLILALIVAVAAFNLLSSLVMAVKDKQSDIAILRTLGASPGEVARIFLVQGALIGIVGTLLGVVGGMLIAYNIETIVPFIERLLGIHFLPRQIYFISELPSDPEMADIITIGVTSLVLSLLATLYPSWRASRLQPAQVLRHD, encoded by the coding sequence ATGGCCCGCATCCGTCAGCGTCGCGGGCGTCGCGACCGCTTCATATCGTTCATCGCCGCCAGTTCGATGGCGGGCATCGCCCTGGGCGTGGCCGCGTTGATCATCGTGCTGTCCGTGATGAACGGCTTCCAGAAAGACGTGCGCGACCGCATGCTTTCGGTGCTGCCGCACATCGAGCTGTATGTACCGGGCGGCAATCCCGAAAACATCCTGAATCAGTGGCAGGCCCTGGCCAAGGCGGCCGAGGCCAATAAGGAAGTCCGCGCGGCGGCGCCTTTCGTTGCCGCCCAGGGCATGCTGGTGCGCGGCCAGGCGCTGCGCGGCGTTCAGGTGCGCGGCATCGATCCGCAGACCGAAGGCCACGTGTCCGATATTCCGCGGCAGATGGTGGCCGGCAAGCTCGACGACCTCAAGCCGGGTTCGTTCGGCGTGGTGCTGGGCCGCGACCTGGCCTCCGACCTGGGCCTGCAGGTGGGCGATACGGTGTTGCTGCTGGCGCCGCAGGCCTCCATCAGTCCAGCCGGATTCGCGCCGCGCATGCGCCAATTCACGGTGGTGGGCGTGTTCTCCTCAGGGCATTACGAATACGATTCCTCGCTGGCCTTCGTCGACGACGAGGACGCGGCCAAGGTGTTCCGCGACAGCGGCACCGCGGGCGTGCGCCTGCGCATCGCCGATATGCAGCGCGCGCCGCAGGTCGCCGCCGAGCTGGCCAGGCAATTGCCGCCCTACATCACGGCCAGCGACTGGACGCGCAACAACCGCACCTGGTTCGCCGCCGTGCAGACCGAAAAGCGCATGATGTTCCTGATCCTGGCGCTGATCGTGGCGGTGGCCGCCTTCAACCTGCTGTCGTCCCTGGTGATGGCGGTGAAGGACAAGCAATCGGATATCGCCATCCTGCGCACCCTGGGAGCCAGTCCCGGCGAGGTCGCGCGCATCTTCCTGGTGCAGGGGGCGCTGATCGGCATCGTGGGCACGCTGCTGGGCGTGGTCGGCGGCATGCTGATCGCCTACAACATCGAGACCATCGTGCCGTTCATCGAACGCCTGCTGGGCATCCATTTCCTGCCGCGCCAGATCTATTTCATCAGCGAACTGCCCTCGGATCCCGAGATGGCCGACATCATTACCATCGGCGTGACATCGCTGGTGCTGTCGCTGCTGGCCACGCTGTACCCGAGCTGGCGCGCGTCGCGCCTGCAACCCGCCCAGGTGCTGCGCCATGACTGA
- the recJ gene encoding single-stranded-DNA-specific exonuclease RecJ, with product MVSPRLTVRSGDPSICRMLEAAGIHPLLARLWAARGVAHPDQTRLAWPALVPPTHLTCADQAAVILADAIQRRLRLLIVADYDCDGATACAVGLRALRAMGAIVEFLVPNRFETGYGLSPAVVELACRHHAGKPDLIVTVDNGIASVDGVASANAAGIGVLITDHHLPGDRLPDALAIVNPNQPGCGFPSKNLAGVGVIFYLMLALRAELRRRGVYPPDGGPRLDALSDLVALGTVADVVKLDANNRLLVTQGLQRIRSGRMQAGLRALYAVAGREPRAANAFDLGFALGPRINAAGRLSDMSLGIECLTTDDEARALEIARELDSINRDRRTIEATMREQAMAAMQEAEAAAGATVCVYDDSWHQGVVGLVASRLKEQFWRPTLAFAPAGEDELRGSGRSIPDVHLRDVLDLVSKRDPTLIRKFGGHAMAAGLTVGRTDFPRFAPAFEAAVRELTGRDNFEPVLETDGSLESGYANADVAGLLQQQVWGSGFAAPLFLDTFQIRAQRLLGDKHLKLTLERGHQRFDAIWFGQTRLLPETVDVAYRLEQNVWNGRVSVQLVVEHAA from the coding sequence GTGGTCTCCCCCCGTCTGACCGTACGCTCCGGCGATCCTTCGATCTGCCGCATGCTGGAAGCCGCCGGCATCCATCCCCTGCTGGCGCGCCTGTGGGCCGCGCGCGGCGTCGCGCATCCCGACCAGACCCGGCTGGCCTGGCCCGCGCTGGTGCCGCCCACCCATCTGACCTGCGCGGACCAGGCGGCGGTGATCCTGGCCGACGCGATCCAGCGGCGGCTGCGCCTGCTGATCGTGGCCGACTACGATTGCGACGGCGCCACCGCCTGCGCCGTGGGGCTGAGGGCGCTGCGCGCCATGGGCGCCATCGTCGAGTTCCTGGTCCCGAACCGCTTCGAAACCGGCTATGGCCTGTCGCCCGCCGTGGTGGAGCTGGCCTGCCGCCATCATGCCGGCAAGCCCGACCTCATCGTCACCGTGGACAACGGCATCGCCAGCGTGGATGGCGTGGCCAGCGCCAATGCCGCCGGCATAGGCGTGCTGATCACCGATCACCACCTGCCGGGCGACCGGCTGCCCGACGCGCTGGCCATCGTCAATCCCAACCAGCCGGGCTGCGGTTTCCCGTCCAAGAACCTGGCCGGCGTGGGCGTCATTTTCTACCTGATGCTGGCCCTGCGCGCGGAACTGCGCCGCCGTGGCGTCTATCCGCCCGACGGCGGTCCACGCCTGGATGCCCTGTCCGACCTGGTGGCCCTGGGCACCGTGGCCGACGTGGTCAAGCTCGATGCCAACAACCGCCTGCTCGTGACGCAGGGCCTGCAGCGCATACGCAGCGGCCGCATGCAGGCCGGGCTGCGCGCCTTGTATGCCGTGGCCGGCCGCGAACCCCGCGCGGCCAACGCCTTCGACCTGGGCTTCGCGCTGGGGCCGCGCATCAATGCGGCCGGCCGGCTGTCCGACATGAGCCTGGGCATCGAATGCCTGACGACGGACGATGAAGCGCGCGCGCTGGAAATCGCCCGCGAACTGGACAGCATCAACCGCGACCGGCGCACGATCGAAGCAACGATGCGCGAACAGGCCATGGCCGCCATGCAGGAAGCGGAAGCAGCTGCCGGTGCCACGGTTTGCGTCTATGACGACAGCTGGCACCAGGGCGTGGTCGGCCTGGTGGCGTCGCGTCTCAAGGAACAATTCTGGCGCCCCACCCTGGCGTTCGCGCCGGCGGGCGAGGACGAACTGCGCGGCTCCGGCCGCTCCATCCCGGACGTCCATCTGCGCGACGTGCTGGACCTGGTGTCCAAGCGCGACCCCACGCTGATCCGCAAGTTCGGCGGGCACGCCATGGCGGCGGGGCTGACCGTGGGCCGGACCGACTTTCCGCGCTTCGCGCCGGCCTTCGAAGCCGCGGTGCGCGAACTGACGGGGCGCGACAATTTCGAGCCGGTGCTGGAAACCGATGGTTCGCTGGAGTCGGGCTACGCCAATGCCGACGTCGCCGGCTTGCTGCAACAGCAGGTCTGGGGCTCGGGCTTCGCCGCGCCGCTATTCCTGGACACGTTCCAGATCCGCGCGCAGCGCCTGCTGGGCGACAAGCACCTGAAGCTGACGCTGGAGCGCGGCCACCAGCGCTTCGACGCCATCTGGTTCGGCCAGACGCGCCTGTTGCCGGAAACGGTGGACGTGGCCTACCGGCTGGAACAGAACGTCTGGAACGGCCGCGTGTCCGTGCAGCTGGTGGTCGAACACGCGGCGTGA
- a CDS encoding MFS transporter, translated as METVMTPGASAPATSAEDPLYRKVTLRLVPFLVLCYVVAYLDRVNVGFAKLQMLQDLQFSDTVYGLGAGIFFLGYFIFEVPSNIILHRVGARRWIARIMITWGIISSAMIFVTTPGMFYLLRFLLGLAEAGFFPGIILYLTYWFPHARRGRITTFFMTAVPLSGLIGGPVSGWIMHTFHGDHGMAGWQWLFILEGLPSIVIGLVVLWYLDDRISQAKWLTESERATLARNIEAEEKTKQDPPIREAMTKPRVWAMASIYFSFVMGLYGVGFWMPTLIRNTGVQDPLTIGLLTAVPNLFAVIGMILIARSSDRKHERRWHLAIPSLIGAAGLVVSAMYSGNTWIAILALTVANVGICTVLPLFWSLPTAVLGGTAAAAGIALINSVSNLAGFISPYLVGWLKDTTGSTNSGIYVLAACLCAGALIALAQPAKLVNR; from the coding sequence ATGGAAACCGTCATGACACCCGGCGCGTCGGCGCCCGCGACCAGCGCGGAAGATCCGCTCTACCGTAAGGTGACCTTGCGGCTGGTGCCTTTCCTGGTGCTTTGCTACGTGGTCGCCTACCTGGACCGCGTGAACGTGGGTTTCGCCAAGTTGCAGATGCTGCAGGACCTGCAGTTCAGCGACACGGTCTACGGACTGGGCGCGGGGATTTTCTTCCTGGGCTATTTCATCTTCGAAGTGCCCAGCAACATCATCCTGCATCGCGTCGGCGCGCGCCGTTGGATCGCGCGCATCATGATCACCTGGGGCATCATTTCGTCCGCGATGATCTTCGTGACGACGCCCGGCATGTTCTATCTGCTGCGCTTCCTGCTCGGCCTGGCGGAAGCCGGCTTCTTCCCGGGCATCATCCTGTACCTGACCTACTGGTTCCCGCATGCGCGCCGTGGCCGCATCACCACGTTCTTCATGACCGCGGTGCCTTTGTCGGGATTGATCGGCGGCCCCGTTTCCGGCTGGATCATGCACACCTTCCACGGTGACCATGGCATGGCCGGCTGGCAATGGCTGTTCATCCTGGAAGGGTTGCCGTCGATCGTCATCGGCCTGGTCGTGCTGTGGTATCTGGACGACCGCATCAGCCAGGCGAAGTGGCTGACCGAGAGCGAGCGCGCGACGCTGGCGCGCAATATCGAGGCGGAAGAGAAAACCAAGCAGGATCCGCCCATCCGCGAAGCGATGACCAAGCCGCGCGTCTGGGCCATGGCCAGCATCTACTTTTCCTTCGTCATGGGGCTGTACGGCGTCGGTTTCTGGATGCCCACGCTGATCCGCAACACCGGCGTGCAAGATCCCCTGACGATCGGGCTGCTGACCGCGGTGCCGAACCTGTTCGCGGTCATCGGCATGATCCTGATCGCGCGCAGTTCGGACCGGAAGCACGAGCGCCGCTGGCACCTGGCGATTCCTTCGCTGATCGGGGCGGCGGGGCTGGTGGTGTCCGCCATGTATAGCGGCAATACCTGGATCGCCATCCTGGCGCTGACGGTGGCGAACGTGGGCATCTGCACGGTGTTGCCGCTGTTCTGGAGCCTGCCCACCGCCGTGCTGGGCGGGACGGCGGCCGCCGCGGGCATCGCGCTGATCAATTCGGTGAGCAATCTGGCGGGCTTCATCAGCCCGTACCTGGTGGGCTGGCTGAAGGACACGACGGGCTCGACCAACAGCGGCATCTACGTATTGGCCGCCTGCCTGTGCGCGGGCGCGCTGATCGCCCTGGCCCAGCCCGCCAAACTGGTGAACCGTTAG
- the prfB gene encoding peptide chain release factor 2 (programmed frameshift), whose product MEAERQNQIAARLADYAEREKALRRYLDYDAKSERLQVVNAELENPDVWNDPKHAQDLGREKKSLEDVVQTLSALGSGLADAAELFELAASDEDDATLLSIETDADAFQEKLEGLEFRRMFANPADPLNCFLDIQAGAGGTEAQDWASMLLRQYLKYCERKGFKAEILEESEGEVAGIKSATIKVEGEYAFGYLRTETGVHRLVRKSPFDSSGGRHTSFASVFVYPEIDDSFEIEINPADLRVDTYRASGAGGQHINKTDSAVRITHMPTGIVVQCQNDRSQHRNRAEAMQMLKSRLYELEMRNRMAEQQKLEDSKTDVGWGHQIRSYVLDQSRIKDLRTNVEISNTQKVLDGDLDPFIQASLKQGV is encoded by the exons ATGGAAGCCGAACGCCAGAACCAGATCGCCGCCCGCCTCGCCGACTACGCGGAGCGCGAAAAGGCGCTACGGAGGTATCTT GACTACGATGCCAAGTCCGAACGCCTGCAAGTCGTAAACGCCGAACTCGAAAACCCCGACGTCTGGAACGATCCCAAGCACGCCCAGGATCTGGGCCGTGAAAAGAAAAGCCTGGAAGATGTCGTCCAGACGCTGTCCGCGCTGGGCAGCGGCCTGGCGGACGCCGCCGAACTGTTCGAACTGGCCGCCTCCGACGAAGACGACGCCACGCTGCTGTCCATCGAAACGGACGCCGACGCTTTCCAGGAAAAACTCGAAGGCCTGGAATTCCGCCGCATGTTCGCCAATCCGGCCGATCCGCTGAACTGCTTCCTGGACATCCAGGCCGGCGCCGGCGGCACCGAAGCCCAGGACTGGGCGTCGATGCTGCTGCGCCAGTACCTGAAATACTGCGAACGCAAAGGCTTCAAGGCCGAGATCCTGGAAGAATCCGAAGGCGAAGTCGCCGGCATCAAGTCGGCCACCATCAAGGTGGAAGGCGAATACGCCTTCGGCTACCTGCGCACCGAAACCGGCGTGCATCGCCTCGTGCGCAAAAGCCCCTTCGATTCCTCCGGCGGGCGCCATACCTCCTTCGCCAGCGTTTTCGTCTATCCGGAGATCGACGATTCCTTCGAAATCGAGATCAATCCGGCCGACCTGCGCGTGGATACCTATCGCGCCAGCGGCGCCGGCGGCCAGCACATCAACAAAACCGACTCCGCGGTCCGCATCACCCACATGCCCACCGGCATCGTGGTGCAATGCCAGAACGACCGGTCGCAGCACCGCAACCGCGCGGAAGCCATGCAGATGCTGAAGTCGCGCCTGTATGAACTGGAAATGCGCAATCGGATGGCGGAACAGCAGAAGCTGGAAGACTCCAAGACGGACGTCGGCTGGGGCCACCAGATCCGCTCCTACGTGCTGGACCAGAGTCGCA